A region of Ammospiza nelsoni isolate bAmmNel1 chromosome 8, bAmmNel1.pri, whole genome shotgun sequence DNA encodes the following proteins:
- the AP3M1 gene encoding AP-3 complex subunit mu-1 isoform X2, with protein sequence MIHSLFLINCSGDIFLEKHWKSVVSQSVCDYFFEAQEKAIDVENVPPVISTPHHYLISIYRDKIFFVSVIQTEVPPLFVIEFLHRVADTFQDYFGECSETAIKDNVVIVYELLEEMLDNGFPLATESNILKELIKPPTILRSVVNSITGSSNVGDTLPTGQLSNIPWRRAGVKYTNNEAYFDVIEEIDAIIDKSGSTVFAEIQGVIDSCIKLSGMPDLSLSFMNPRLLDDVSFHPCIRFKRWESERVLSFIPPDGNFRLISYRVSSQNLVAIPVYVKHMISFKENTSSGRFDVTIGPKQNMGKTVEGVVMTVHMPKAVLNMNLTATQGSYTFDPVTKVLTWDVGKITPQKLPNLKGIVNLQSGAPKPEENPSLNIQFKIQQLAISGLKVNRLDMYGEKYKPFKGVKYITKAGKFQVRT encoded by the exons ATGATCCACAGCCTGTTTCTTATAAACTGTTCTGGTGATATCTTCTTGGAGAAGCACTGGAAGAGCGTTGTGAGCCAGTCTGTCTGCGATTATTTCTTCGAAGCTCAGGAGAAAGCAATCGATGTTGAGAATGTGCCTCCTGTCATCTCAACTCCACATCACTACCTCATCAGCATCTATCGGGATAAAATCTTCTTTGTGTCTGTCATACAGACAGAAGTGCCACCACTCTTTGTAATTGAATTTCTGCACCGAGTAGCAGATACTTTCCAG GATTACTTCGGCGAATGTTCTGAGACGGCAATTAAGGACAATGTAGTAATTGTGTATGAACTTCTAGAAGAAATGCTAGACAATGGCTTTCCACTGGCAACAGAATCTAACATACTGAAGGAGCTGATTAAGCCTCCCACAATTTTGCGCTCTGTTGTCAACTCCATCACAG gcAGTAGTAATGTGGGAGACACACTTCCCACTGGACAGTTATCCAACATTCCCTGGCGCAGAGCAGGAGTAAAATACACAAACAACGAGGCCTATTTTGATGTCATTGAAGAAATTGATGCAATTATAGACAAATCAG gTTCCACAGTCTTTGCAGAAATCCAAGGCGTTATTGATTCGTGTATTAAGCTCTCAGGAATGCCAGATCTTTCTCTGTCTTTCATG AACCCACGGCTGCTGGATGACGTCAGCTTCCATCCGTGTATCCGCTTCAAGCGCTGGGAGTCTGAGCGGGTCCTGTCCTTCATTCCTCCCGATGGCAACTTCAGGCTCATCTCCTACCGCGTCAGCTCCCAGAA CTTGGTGGCAATTCCTGTATATGTGAAGCACATGATCAGTTTTAAGGAAAATACTTCTTCAGGAAGATTTGATGTTACCATTGGACCAAAACAGAATATGGGGAAAACAGTAGAAGGAGTAGTCATGACAGTTCACATGCCAAAGGCTGTACTTAACATGAACCTCACTGCTACACAAGGCAGCTATACATTTGACCCAGTTACTAAA GTGCTAACTTGGGACGTGGGCAAAATTACCCCTCAAAAGCTACCAAACCTGAAGGGCATAGTGAACCTGCAGTCTGGAGCCCCCAAGCCAGAGGAGAACCCAAGTTTAAACATCCAGTTTAAGATACAACAGCTTGCAATTTCAG GACTGAAAGTGAATCGCCTAGACATGTATGGAGAGAAATACAAGCCTTTTAAAGGTGTCAAATACATtacaaaagcaggaaaattccAAGTCAGGACATGA
- the AP3M1 gene encoding AP-3 complex subunit mu-1 isoform X1 has product MCFQQKMIHSLFLINCSGDIFLEKHWKSVVSQSVCDYFFEAQEKAIDVENVPPVISTPHHYLISIYRDKIFFVSVIQTEVPPLFVIEFLHRVADTFQDYFGECSETAIKDNVVIVYELLEEMLDNGFPLATESNILKELIKPPTILRSVVNSITGSSNVGDTLPTGQLSNIPWRRAGVKYTNNEAYFDVIEEIDAIIDKSGSTVFAEIQGVIDSCIKLSGMPDLSLSFMNPRLLDDVSFHPCIRFKRWESERVLSFIPPDGNFRLISYRVSSQNLVAIPVYVKHMISFKENTSSGRFDVTIGPKQNMGKTVEGVVMTVHMPKAVLNMNLTATQGSYTFDPVTKVLTWDVGKITPQKLPNLKGIVNLQSGAPKPEENPSLNIQFKIQQLAISGLKVNRLDMYGEKYKPFKGVKYITKAGKFQVRT; this is encoded by the exons ATGTGTTTCCAACAGAAAATGATCCACAGCCTGTTTCTTATAAACTGTTCTGGTGATATCTTCTTGGAGAAGCACTGGAAGAGCGTTGTGAGCCAGTCTGTCTGCGATTATTTCTTCGAAGCTCAGGAGAAAGCAATCGATGTTGAGAATGTGCCTCCTGTCATCTCAACTCCACATCACTACCTCATCAGCATCTATCGGGATAAAATCTTCTTTGTGTCTGTCATACAGACAGAAGTGCCACCACTCTTTGTAATTGAATTTCTGCACCGAGTAGCAGATACTTTCCAG GATTACTTCGGCGAATGTTCTGAGACGGCAATTAAGGACAATGTAGTAATTGTGTATGAACTTCTAGAAGAAATGCTAGACAATGGCTTTCCACTGGCAACAGAATCTAACATACTGAAGGAGCTGATTAAGCCTCCCACAATTTTGCGCTCTGTTGTCAACTCCATCACAG gcAGTAGTAATGTGGGAGACACACTTCCCACTGGACAGTTATCCAACATTCCCTGGCGCAGAGCAGGAGTAAAATACACAAACAACGAGGCCTATTTTGATGTCATTGAAGAAATTGATGCAATTATAGACAAATCAG gTTCCACAGTCTTTGCAGAAATCCAAGGCGTTATTGATTCGTGTATTAAGCTCTCAGGAATGCCAGATCTTTCTCTGTCTTTCATG AACCCACGGCTGCTGGATGACGTCAGCTTCCATCCGTGTATCCGCTTCAAGCGCTGGGAGTCTGAGCGGGTCCTGTCCTTCATTCCTCCCGATGGCAACTTCAGGCTCATCTCCTACCGCGTCAGCTCCCAGAA CTTGGTGGCAATTCCTGTATATGTGAAGCACATGATCAGTTTTAAGGAAAATACTTCTTCAGGAAGATTTGATGTTACCATTGGACCAAAACAGAATATGGGGAAAACAGTAGAAGGAGTAGTCATGACAGTTCACATGCCAAAGGCTGTACTTAACATGAACCTCACTGCTACACAAGGCAGCTATACATTTGACCCAGTTACTAAA GTGCTAACTTGGGACGTGGGCAAAATTACCCCTCAAAAGCTACCAAACCTGAAGGGCATAGTGAACCTGCAGTCTGGAGCCCCCAAGCCAGAGGAGAACCCAAGTTTAAACATCCAGTTTAAGATACAACAGCTTGCAATTTCAG GACTGAAAGTGAATCGCCTAGACATGTATGGAGAGAAATACAAGCCTTTTAAAGGTGTCAAATACATtacaaaagcaggaaaattccAAGTCAGGACATGA